CAGCCCTTCATCCACCCGAAGAACAGCCTGGGTTACTGCGAGAACCTGCTGCGCATGTTCTTCGGCGTGCCGGCCGAGGACTACGACATCGACCCGGTGGCTGCCGAAGCGCTGGACCTGCTGTTCATCCTGCACGCCGACCACGAGCAGAATGCGTCGACCTCGACGGTCCGCCTGGCCGGCTCTGCCGGCACCAATCCCTACGCCGCCATTGCGGCCGGCGTGGCGACGCTCTGGGGTCCGGCCCACGGTGGCGCGAACGAGGCGGTGCTGAAGATGCTCGACCAGATCGGCGACATCTCGAACGCCGACAAGTACATGGACAAGGCCAAGGACAAGAACGATCCGTTCCGCCTGATGGGCTTTGGCCACCGCGTCTACAAGAACTACGATCCGCGCGCCAAGATCATCCGCGAAATGTGCCACAAGGTGCTGAAGCAGCTCGGCAAGGAAAACGACCCGCAGCTCGAGCTGGCCATGAAACTGGAAGAGATCGCGCTGAAGGACGACTACTTCGTCGAGAAGAAACTCTACCCGAACGTCGACTTCTACTCCGGCATCATCTACCGCGCGCTGGGCATCCCGGTCAGCATGTTCACGGTGATGTTCGCCATCGCCCGGACCGTGGGCTGGGTGGCGCACTGGCAGGAAATGATTTCCGACCCGGCCATGCGCATCGGTCGCCCGCGCCAGCTCTACACGGGGCCGACGCAGCGCGATTACGTGGACGTCAGCAAGCGC
This DNA window, taken from Gammaproteobacteria bacterium, encodes the following:
- a CDS encoding citrate synthase — protein: MSTKGFKLVNPDAGTESELPLLEGSVGPATLDLSSLYKDQGVFTFDPGFGATASCKSDITYIDGENGVLLYRGYPVDQLAEKSNFMEVSYLLLNGELPNKAEFDDFEESIIYHTMINESLLRFFHGFHYDAHPMAMLSATVSSLSAFYHGSTNIREPEDRDLFARRIIAKMPTIAAAAYKHSIGQPFIHPKNSLGYCENLLRMFFGVPAEDYDIDPVAAEALDLLFILHADHEQNASTSTVRLAGSAGTNPYAAIAAGVATLWGPAHGGANEAVLKMLDQIGDISNADKYMDKAKDKNDPFRLMGFGHRVYKNYDPRAKIIREMCHKVLKQLGKENDPQLELAMKLEEIALKDDYFVEKKLYPNVDFYSGIIYRALGIPVSMFTVMFAIARTVGWVAHWQEMISDPAMRIGRPRQLYTGPTQRDYVDVSKR